The Gordonia terrae genome contains the following window.
GTCACCGCGGAGTTCATCAACAACAACACCGGCGAGATCAAGTCGCAGACCGTCTTCATGGGCGACTTCCCGATCATGACCGAAAAGGGCAGCTTCATCATCAACGGCACCGAGCGTGTCGTCGTGAGCCAGCTGGTCCGCAGCCCGGGCGTGTACTTCGACGCCTCGATCGACAAGACCACCGAGAAGACCCTGCACACCGTCAAGGTGATCCCGGGTCGCGGCGCGTGGCTGGAGTTCGACGTCGACAAGCGCGACACCGTGGGTGTGCGTATCGACCGCAAGCGCCGTCAGCCGGTCACCGTGCTGCTCAAGGCGCTGGGCTTCACCGCCGAGGAGATCACCGAGCGTTTCGGCTTCTCCGAGATCATGATGTCGACGCTGGAGAAGGACAACACCGGCAACCAGGACGAGGCGCTGCTCGAGGTCTACCGCAAGCTGCGCCCGGGTGAGCCGCCGACCAAGGAGTCCGCGGAGAACCTCCTGGAGAACCTGTTCTTCAAGGACAAGCGTTACGACCTCGCGCGCGTGGGCCGGTACAAGGTCAACAAGAAGCTGGGTCTGACCGGCAACCCGATGGTGGGCGAGTCGACCCTGACCCGCGAGGACATCATCGCGACCGTCGAGTACCTGGTGCGTCTGCACGAGGCCGACCCGCACACCACCACCTACATGACCGTCCCCGGTGGCGTCGAGGTGCCCGTCGAGGTCGACGACATCGACCACTTCGGCAACCGTCGCCTGCGTACCGTCGGCGAGCTGATCCAGAACCAGATCCGCGTGGGCCTCTCGCGTATGGAGCGTGTCGTGCGTGAGCGCATGACCACCCAGGACGTCGAGGCGATCACCCCGCAGACCCTGATCAACATCCGTCCCGTCGTGGCGGCGATCAAGGAATTCTTCGGAACCAGCCAGCTGTCGCAGTTCATGGACCAGAACAACCCGCTGTCGGGTCTGACCCACAAGCGTCGTCTGTCGGCGCTGGGCCCGGGTGGTCTGAGCCGTGAGCGCGCCGGCCTCGAGGTGCGCGACGTGCACCCGTCGCACTACGGCCGCATGTGCCCGATCGAGACCCCTGAGGGTCCGAACATCGGTCTGATCGGTTCGCTCTCGGTGTACGCGCGGGTCAACCCGTTCGGCTTCATCGAGACCCCGTACCGCAAGGTCGTCGACGGCAACGTCACCGACGACATCGAGTACATGACCGCCGACGAGGAGGACCGCTTCCTCATCGGTCAGGCGAACACCAACTTCGACGGCAACGGCCGCATCACCGACGAGCGTGTCCTGGTGCGCAAGAAGGGCTCCGAGGTGGAGTTCGTCGGCGCGACCGATGTCGAGTACCTCGACGTCTCGCCGCGTCAGATGGTGTCCGTCGCGACCGCGATGATCCCGTTCCTCGAGCACGACGACGCGAACCGCGCCCTGATGGGTGCGAACATGCAGCGTCAGGCCGTGCCGCTGGTCCGCAACGAGTCGCCGCTGGTCGGCACCGGCATGGAGCTGCGTGCCGCGGTCGACGCCGGCGACGTCATCGTCTCGACCAAGACCGGTGTGGTGGAAGAGGTCTCGGCCGACTACATCACCGTCATGTCCGACGACGGCACCCGCGACACCTACCGGATGCGCAAGTTCGCGCGGTCCAACCACGGCACCTGTGCCAACCAGCGTCCGATCGTGGACGAGGGTCAGCGCGTGGAGTCCGGCCAGGTCCTCGCCGACGGCCCCTGCACCGAGAACGGTGAGATGGCGCTCGGCAAGAACCTGCTCGTGGCGATCATGCCGTGGGAGGGTCACAACTACGAGGACGCGATCATCCTGAGCCAGCGTCTCGTCGAAGAGGACGTGCTCACCTCGATCCACATCGAGGAGCACGAGATCGACGCCCGCGACACCAAGCTCGGTGCCGAGGAGATCACCCGGGACATCCCGAACGTCTCCGACGAGGTGCTCGCCGATCTCGACGAGCGCGGCATCGTGCGTATCGGTGCTGAGGTCCGCGACGGCGACATCCTGGTCGGCAAGGTCACGCCGAAGGGCGAGACCGAGCTGACCCCGGAAGAGCGTCTGCTGCGTGCGATCTTCGGCGAGAAGGCCCGTGAGGTCCGCGACACCTCGCTGAAGGTGCCGCACGGCGAGACCGGCAAGGTCATCGGCGTGCGCGTGTTCAGCCGCGAGGACGACGACGATCTGGCTCCCGGCGTCAACGAGCTGGTCCGCGTGTACGTGGCCCAGAAGCGCAAGATCCAGGACGGCGACAAGCTCGCCGGCCGTCACGGCAACAAGGGCGTCATCGGCAAGATCCTCCCGCAGGAGGACATGCCGTTCCTGCCCGACGGCACTCCCGTCGACATCATCCTGAACACCCACGGTGTCCCGCGTCGTATGAACATCGGCCAGATCCTGGAGACCCACCTCGGGTGGGTCGCCAAGGCCGGCTGGAACATCAACGTGGCCGAGGGTGTGCCGGAGTGGGCGTCGCGTCTGCCCGAGGACATGTACTCGGCCGAGCCCGACACCAACACCGCCACCCCGGTGTTCGACGGCGCGCGCGAGGAGGAGCTGACCGGACTGCTGTCCTCGACGCTGCCGAACCGCGACGGCGAGGTGATGGTCAACGGCGACGGCAAGGCGACGCTGTTCGACGGTCGTTCCGGCGAGCCGTTCCCGTACCCGGTGTCGGTCGGCTACATGTACATCATCAAGCTGCACCACCTGGTCGACGACAAGATCCACGCTCGTTCGACCGGTCCGTACTCGATGATCACCCAGCAGCCGCTCGGTGGTAAGGCGCAGTTCGGTGGTCAGCGCTTCGGTGAGATGGAGTGTTGGGCCATGCAGGCCTACGGCGCCGCGTACACGCTGCAGGAGCTGCTGACCATCAAGTCGGACGACGTGGTGGGCCGCGTCAAGGTCTACGAGGCGATCGTCAAGGGCGAGAACATCCCGGAGCCGGGTATCCCCGAGTCGTTCAAGGTGCTGCTGAAGGAACTTCAGTCGCTGTGCCTGAACGTCGAGGTGCTGAGCTCCGACGGTGCGGCCATCGAGATGCACGACACCGACGACGAGGACCTGGAGCGCGCAGCTGCCAACCTCGGCATCAACCTGTCGCGCAACGAGTCGGCCACCGTCGACGATCTCGCCAACTGACCTGACCCTCACCCGGCCGGGTTCACCCCGGCCA
Protein-coding sequences here:
- a CDS encoding DNA-directed RNA polymerase subunit beta: MAVNRQSTSTIPGAPHRASFAKISEPLEVPGLLDLQLDSFEWLVGSPEWRAKAIARGDENPTGGLEDILHELSPIEDFSGSMSLSFSEPHFDEVKASVEECKDKDMTYAAPLFVTAEFINNNTGEIKSQTVFMGDFPIMTEKGSFIINGTERVVVSQLVRSPGVYFDASIDKTTEKTLHTVKVIPGRGAWLEFDVDKRDTVGVRIDRKRRQPVTVLLKALGFTAEEITERFGFSEIMMSTLEKDNTGNQDEALLEVYRKLRPGEPPTKESAENLLENLFFKDKRYDLARVGRYKVNKKLGLTGNPMVGESTLTREDIIATVEYLVRLHEADPHTTTYMTVPGGVEVPVEVDDIDHFGNRRLRTVGELIQNQIRVGLSRMERVVRERMTTQDVEAITPQTLINIRPVVAAIKEFFGTSQLSQFMDQNNPLSGLTHKRRLSALGPGGLSRERAGLEVRDVHPSHYGRMCPIETPEGPNIGLIGSLSVYARVNPFGFIETPYRKVVDGNVTDDIEYMTADEEDRFLIGQANTNFDGNGRITDERVLVRKKGSEVEFVGATDVEYLDVSPRQMVSVATAMIPFLEHDDANRALMGANMQRQAVPLVRNESPLVGTGMELRAAVDAGDVIVSTKTGVVEEVSADYITVMSDDGTRDTYRMRKFARSNHGTCANQRPIVDEGQRVESGQVLADGPCTENGEMALGKNLLVAIMPWEGHNYEDAIILSQRLVEEDVLTSIHIEEHEIDARDTKLGAEEITRDIPNVSDEVLADLDERGIVRIGAEVRDGDILVGKVTPKGETELTPEERLLRAIFGEKAREVRDTSLKVPHGETGKVIGVRVFSREDDDDLAPGVNELVRVYVAQKRKIQDGDKLAGRHGNKGVIGKILPQEDMPFLPDGTPVDIILNTHGVPRRMNIGQILETHLGWVAKAGWNINVAEGVPEWASRLPEDMYSAEPDTNTATPVFDGAREEELTGLLSSTLPNRDGEVMVNGDGKATLFDGRSGEPFPYPVSVGYMYIIKLHHLVDDKIHARSTGPYSMITQQPLGGKAQFGGQRFGEMECWAMQAYGAAYTLQELLTIKSDDVVGRVKVYEAIVKGENIPEPGIPESFKVLLKELQSLCLNVEVLSSDGAAIEMHDTDDEDLERAAANLGINLSRNESATVDDLAN